A genomic segment from Lignipirellula cremea encodes:
- a CDS encoding YheU family protein gives MAKSSVLSLRGAWRITQRLDAGFDDREPDDDNKFLWFLEDTIVTGDRWAAWDMPYVARDGTDYGEIDVTRDDVKKPRLQRGIFSVSDNTLRLCMADLDSDARPNEFASTPTNRYLLYIAEKSTEPLPT, from the coding sequence ATGGCAAAGTCATCTGTACTCTCACTTCGCGGAGCTTGGCGTATTACACAGCGGCTTGATGCTGGCTTTGATGATCGCGAACCGGATGACGACAACAAGTTTCTATGGTTTCTCGAAGATACAATCGTAACCGGTGATCGATGGGCCGCATGGGACATGCCGTACGTCGCCCGCGATGGTACCGACTACGGCGAAATAGATGTCACCCGTGACGATGTCAAGAAGCCACGGCTGCAGCGCGGCATATTCAGCGTCTCAGACAACACATTGAGACTATGTATGGCTGACCTTGACTCAGACGCGCGGCCGAATGAATTTGCCAGCACACCGACGAATCGTTATCTTTTGTACATAGCCGAAAAAAGTACGGAACCATTGCCAACCTGA
- a CDS encoding CbrC family protein: MGTTFRYIAETALEPSGLGECQCCERAGVVSYNYRGEVANPSAAANPQLADEEPEIYAACADCINAGLVRKSDYEIGEVQKLINAYASDKQNAVQQYHRIPHIPLMMQREDWPLCCGDWCEFVGVPADYDESVHVPSQNQFWDRRPVEPHWDFELKPESLREVCIFKCLSCDRTFFVWQPT; this comes from the coding sequence ATGGGCACCACGTTCCGATACATCGCTGAAACTGCCTTGGAACCGTCCGGACTTGGCGAATGCCAGTGCTGTGAACGTGCTGGCGTTGTTTCGTACAACTATCGCGGTGAGGTTGCCAATCCATCGGCAGCGGCCAATCCCCAGTTGGCCGACGAAGAACCCGAGATTTACGCTGCGTGTGCAGACTGCATCAACGCTGGCCTGGTGCGCAAGAGCGATTACGAGATCGGCGAAGTCCAAAAACTAATCAACGCGTATGCCAGCGACAAACAGAACGCAGTGCAACAATACCATCGAATTCCACACATCCCGCTTATGATGCAACGCGAGGATTGGCCTCTTTGCTGTGGCGACTGGTGTGAATTCGTGGGTGTTCCCGCCGATTACGACGAATCGGTACACGTTCCTTCGCAGAACCAATTCTGGGATCGGCGCCCCGTCGAGCCACACTGGGACTTTGAATTGAAGCCCGAGTCACTTCGTGAGGTCTGTATCTTCAAGTGTCTGTCGTGTGACAGGACCTTTTTCGTTTGGCAACCGACATAA